Proteins encoded together in one Solanum lycopersicum chromosome 7, SLM_r2.1 window:
- the LOC101268484 gene encoding inactive protein kinase SELMODRAFT_444075-like isoform X1: MKDVGKRVVVVAVKASRDISRSAFIWALTHVVQPGDSVKLLVLIPNHTSSIKLWGLRRFNSDCTASNWRSLSGTTLDQKDFISESCTQMLLQLHDIYDPNKMKVKVKVISGSQSGVVAAEARRVQTRWVVLDKRMKKEARICMEQLECNIVQMKNSQPKVLRLNFLGSPNTETEVSRTSQASSKHLGEKSDDHWNEIRVPNVTPASSPEHSSFTTTDAGTSSISSLDIGTSPLFFSEVNWDTKKTFSHKSNHYSDESDSDTDSEKLSSPTTSICSQQWMQDILVAAKDFSHYLKRDSPRSKGTLLKLKHDAFPEKLFGLDREPKVCSKKKGHDVEINSNMRKMMLLNKSSPADPPPLCSICQHKAPLFGKPPRWFTYSELEHATSRFSQANFLAEGGYGSVHRGHLPDGQVIAVKQYKSASSQGDLEFCSEVEVLSCAQHRNVVMLIGFCVEDGRRLLVYEYICNGSLDSHLYGRNGHPLNWSARQKIAVGAARGLRYLHEECRVGCIVHRDMRPSNILLTHDFEPLVGDFGLARWQPEGNLGVDTRVIGTFGYLAPEYAQSGQITEKADAYSFGIVLLELVTGRKAIDINRPKGQQSLSEWARPLLRKSAISELIDPCLVNCCLEQEVRGMLHCASLCIRRDPNSRPRMSQVLRMLEGDVLVS, encoded by the exons ATGAAGGATGTGGGAAAGAGAGTTGTGGTTGTTGCTGTGAAAGCTTCAAGAGATATTTCAAGAAGTGCTTTTATTTGGGCATTAACTCATGTGGTTCAACCTGGAGATTCTGTTAAGTTGCTGGTTCTCATTCCTAATCATACCTCAA GTATAAAGCTTTGGGGTTTACGTAGATTTAACAGTGATTGCACGGCTAGCAACTGGAGATCACTGTCTGGAACGACTTTAGATCAAAAGGATTTCATTTCAGAATCGTGTACTCAAATGTTGCTTCAACTTCATGATATTTATGATCCAAATAAA ATGAAGGTGAAGGTCAAAGTCATTTCTGGATCACAGTCTGGAGTAGTAGCTGCTGAAGCTAGGAGAGTTCAGACTCGATGGGTGGTATTGGATAA GAGAATGAAAAAAGAGGCTAGAATCTGTATGGAGCAACTGGAATGCAATATTGTTCAGATGAAAAACTCTCAACCAAAAGTGCTTCGTTTGAATTTCCTTGGATCCCCCAACACTGAAACTGAAGTCTCCCGTACGTCACAAGCATCTTCGAAACATTTAGGTGAAAAGTCTGATGATCACTGGAATGAGATTCGGGTGCCGAATGTGACTCCAGCAAGTAGTCCAGAGCATTCATCGTTCACCACAACTGATGCTGGGACATCCTCAATTTCCAGTCTAGACATAGGGacttctcctcttttcttctcAGAGGTCAATTGGGATACGAAGAAGACCTTTTCACACAAAAGCAATCATTATTCAGATGAATCCGATTCTGATACTGATAGTGAAAAACTGAGTTCACCTACCACAAGCATATGCTCCCAGCAATGGATGCAAGACATTCTTGTTGCAGCTAAGGATTTCTCACATTACTTAAAGAGAGACTCACCAAGATCAAAAGGCACACTGCTAAAGTTAAAGCATGATGCTTTCCCAGAGAAATTATTTGGACTTGATCGAGAGCCTAAAGTTTGCTCAAAAAAAAAAGGGCATGATGTGGAAATAAACAGTAATATGAGAAAAATGATGTTATTAAACAAAAGTTCTCCCGCTGATCCTCCTCCACTTTGTTCAATATGTCAACACAAGGCACCTTTATTTGGAAAACCACCTCGGTGGTTCACTTATTCTGAGCTCGAACACGCTACCAGTCGATTTTCACAAGCTAACTTTTTGGCTGAGGGTGGGTATGGTTCTGTACATCGTGGACACCTACCAGATGGCCAAGTCATAGCAGTCAAGCAATACAAATCAGCTAGTTCACAGGGAGACCTTGAATTTTGCTCTGAAGTGGAGGTCCTGAGCTGTGCTCAACATCGAAATGTGGTGATGCTGATAGGCTTCTGTGTGGAAGATGGAAGAAGGTTACTAGTTTATGAGTACATCTGCAATGGCTCTTTAGATTCTCACCTTTATG GACGTAATGGACATCCATTAAATTGGTCAGCACGTCAAAAGATTGCTGTGGGAGCTGCTCGAGGACTGAGATACCTGCATGAGGAGTGCAGAGTAGGTTGTATTGTTCATCGTGACATGCGGCCAAGTAATATCCTCCTAACTCATGATTTTGAGCCATTG GTTGGAGACTTTGGGCTGGCAAGGTGGCAACCTGAAGGAAACTTAGGAGTTGATACCAGAGTAATTGGAACGTTTGG GTACTTGGCACCGGAATATGCTCAAAGTGGTCAAATAACTGAAAAAGCTGATGCATACTCATTTGGTATAGTACTATTGGAACTTGTCACTGGAAGAAAAGCTATAGACATTAACCGCCCAAAGGGCCAGCAGTCCCTCAGTGAATGG GCACGTCCTCTGCTTCGAAAGAGTGCCatctctgaactcatcgaccCATGTCTAGTGAACTGCTGCTTGGAGCAGGAGGTTCGTGGCATGCTACATTGTGCTTCATTATGCATTCGCCGAGACCCTAATTCAAGGCCGAGGATGTCTCAG gtacTTCGGATGTTGGAAGGTGACGTGTTAGTGAGCTAG
- the LOC101268484 gene encoding inactive protein kinase SELMODRAFT_444075-like isoform X2 — translation MWFNLEILLSCWFSFLIIPQNWLPTLSGIKLWGLRRFNSDCTASNWRSLSGTTLDQKDFISESCTQMLLQLHDIYDPNKMKVKVKVISGSQSGVVAAEARRVQTRWVVLDKRMKKEARICMEQLECNIVQMKNSQPKVLRLNFLGSPNTETEVSRTSQASSKHLGEKSDDHWNEIRVPNVTPASSPEHSSFTTTDAGTSSISSLDIGTSPLFFSEVNWDTKKTFSHKSNHYSDESDSDTDSEKLSSPTTSICSQQWMQDILVAAKDFSHYLKRDSPRSKGTLLKLKHDAFPEKLFGLDREPKVCSKKKGHDVEINSNMRKMMLLNKSSPADPPPLCSICQHKAPLFGKPPRWFTYSELEHATSRFSQANFLAEGGYGSVHRGHLPDGQVIAVKQYKSASSQGDLEFCSEVEVLSCAQHRNVVMLIGFCVEDGRRLLVYEYICNGSLDSHLYGRNGHPLNWSARQKIAVGAARGLRYLHEECRVGCIVHRDMRPSNILLTHDFEPLVGDFGLARWQPEGNLGVDTRVIGTFGYLAPEYAQSGQITEKADAYSFGIVLLELVTGRKAIDINRPKGQQSLSEWARPLLRKSAISELIDPCLVNCCLEQEVRGMLHCASLCIRRDPNSRPRMSQVLRMLEGDVLVS, via the exons ATGTGGTTCAACCTGGAGATTCTGTTAAGTTGCTGGTTCTCATTCCTAATCATACCTCAA AACTGGTTGCCTACGCTTTCAGGTATAAAGCTTTGGGGTTTACGTAGATTTAACAGTGATTGCACGGCTAGCAACTGGAGATCACTGTCTGGAACGACTTTAGATCAAAAGGATTTCATTTCAGAATCGTGTACTCAAATGTTGCTTCAACTTCATGATATTTATGATCCAAATAAA ATGAAGGTGAAGGTCAAAGTCATTTCTGGATCACAGTCTGGAGTAGTAGCTGCTGAAGCTAGGAGAGTTCAGACTCGATGGGTGGTATTGGATAA GAGAATGAAAAAAGAGGCTAGAATCTGTATGGAGCAACTGGAATGCAATATTGTTCAGATGAAAAACTCTCAACCAAAAGTGCTTCGTTTGAATTTCCTTGGATCCCCCAACACTGAAACTGAAGTCTCCCGTACGTCACAAGCATCTTCGAAACATTTAGGTGAAAAGTCTGATGATCACTGGAATGAGATTCGGGTGCCGAATGTGACTCCAGCAAGTAGTCCAGAGCATTCATCGTTCACCACAACTGATGCTGGGACATCCTCAATTTCCAGTCTAGACATAGGGacttctcctcttttcttctcAGAGGTCAATTGGGATACGAAGAAGACCTTTTCACACAAAAGCAATCATTATTCAGATGAATCCGATTCTGATACTGATAGTGAAAAACTGAGTTCACCTACCACAAGCATATGCTCCCAGCAATGGATGCAAGACATTCTTGTTGCAGCTAAGGATTTCTCACATTACTTAAAGAGAGACTCACCAAGATCAAAAGGCACACTGCTAAAGTTAAAGCATGATGCTTTCCCAGAGAAATTATTTGGACTTGATCGAGAGCCTAAAGTTTGCTCAAAAAAAAAAGGGCATGATGTGGAAATAAACAGTAATATGAGAAAAATGATGTTATTAAACAAAAGTTCTCCCGCTGATCCTCCTCCACTTTGTTCAATATGTCAACACAAGGCACCTTTATTTGGAAAACCACCTCGGTGGTTCACTTATTCTGAGCTCGAACACGCTACCAGTCGATTTTCACAAGCTAACTTTTTGGCTGAGGGTGGGTATGGTTCTGTACATCGTGGACACCTACCAGATGGCCAAGTCATAGCAGTCAAGCAATACAAATCAGCTAGTTCACAGGGAGACCTTGAATTTTGCTCTGAAGTGGAGGTCCTGAGCTGTGCTCAACATCGAAATGTGGTGATGCTGATAGGCTTCTGTGTGGAAGATGGAAGAAGGTTACTAGTTTATGAGTACATCTGCAATGGCTCTTTAGATTCTCACCTTTATG GACGTAATGGACATCCATTAAATTGGTCAGCACGTCAAAAGATTGCTGTGGGAGCTGCTCGAGGACTGAGATACCTGCATGAGGAGTGCAGAGTAGGTTGTATTGTTCATCGTGACATGCGGCCAAGTAATATCCTCCTAACTCATGATTTTGAGCCATTG GTTGGAGACTTTGGGCTGGCAAGGTGGCAACCTGAAGGAAACTTAGGAGTTGATACCAGAGTAATTGGAACGTTTGG GTACTTGGCACCGGAATATGCTCAAAGTGGTCAAATAACTGAAAAAGCTGATGCATACTCATTTGGTATAGTACTATTGGAACTTGTCACTGGAAGAAAAGCTATAGACATTAACCGCCCAAAGGGCCAGCAGTCCCTCAGTGAATGG GCACGTCCTCTGCTTCGAAAGAGTGCCatctctgaactcatcgaccCATGTCTAGTGAACTGCTGCTTGGAGCAGGAGGTTCGTGGCATGCTACATTGTGCTTCATTATGCATTCGCCGAGACCCTAATTCAAGGCCGAGGATGTCTCAG gtacTTCGGATGTTGGAAGGTGACGTGTTAGTGAGCTAG